One Littorina saxatilis isolate snail1 linkage group LG11, US_GU_Lsax_2.0, whole genome shotgun sequence genomic window, tttggtgcgttatacaatgcatctgctttttcaagactaagcattgatcactttaaaacacaaggatcatcatgacttgtatcattttacatcgcattctaagaaagagcagaattctcactatgcgcgcggtacatttctagaatcgcgtagcgcaaagttggaattcctacaatggcggccattgttggaattccaacaaagcgcaggtcatttccggaaaagcgccgatgacgagatgggtcgcaacaacAGCATATTGCTTTATTTCCCCTGAATCGCTCTTCAGTCTGAAATCACAGATAGGCGTGTCATGTGAGCGTCTGCTACATTGTTTTTGAACGGGATCTCAAAAATGTCTTGCGAAAATATCTTCAAAGGTAGGTAAATTTGAATGACAATGCATCTCAAGATAGATACATTTCACTTTCGATTTGTTAAATTTTGAACAATGACTATCTTGCGTTTATGTGTGAATATTTGCAGGTGTGTGTCACATCCACGCGAGGTTGTTCGATCACAGGTCAGCGCTACAGGGTCACATCAACTTTTTTGCCAAGGAGTTCGAGGTAATTATGGACTATATTTTCCTCATCGTCATCCGTTTAGCGACCACAATCgccaggactgggtggccgagtggtaacgcacttgcgctcggaagcgagaggttgcgagttcgaccctgggtcagggggttagcaattttctcccccctttcctaacctaggtggtgggttctaGTGCTAGTctaatggctgcgatctgctggccaatgtgaatgcgtgatgtattgtgtaaaaaaattccatctcacacggcataaataaatccctgcgcctggaatatgtgcgcgatataaattgcataaaataaaaataaaaaaataaaaaaataaatccctgcgcttagaactgtacccacgcgcgatataagcctcataatattgattgattgattgatatcccTTATTCGGTAATCTTGAaatttagcgtgttaaattcatagctcagaatccagtgacattctttaggcctaaaaaaaaaaaaggtgtggttacggtaaccccacctaccctatttttaggggccgaccctataactttttattacatttgtcaaaaaaccaaaaaaaaaacccaagaaaacgatcgagtgcagaaaacgcaatgaaagcgaaagcactcgagtcgcacacttatttccctgtcaagtaggtttaatttgtacatattagaaaaaaaagtttaaaaaaaaaatgtgattgcctaccttcctaccctattttttttggctatgttttCACTCACTactaaaataataaaataataaaatctTACGTATTACGTAAACTATTCTTCACATTATTCTCAGTTTGCTTTCGAATGAAGAACTAAAAAGAAACATTATAAACCTAGGAATACTATCCTGTGTTTAGAGTCACATTTGGTTTCAACCGAACAtaggcacatgaaattaaaatttaaaattCCAAAAACTTTTGCAACTTTTTCTGCCAGATCTGTATACCAACACAAATTTATGGACTAAATCTAATCGATATATGCCAAATAGAACGCTTTTGTGAAGCTCTCACATAACTGCAAAAGGCCACTTGGTTTTAGGAGCCACTAGAGTTGTTCAGAAGGGGACTTAGGACCCCCTAACCTTTATAATTAGGGGTCCCGGAACCCTCTTGGAAGAGCATCCGTGGAGAGCCTTGCAAAGTGTCACCCAACCTCCAAcaagataaaacaaaaacaccaggaAATGCACCCGGGTGCACTCCCTGTAATGTTTTGTACAGTAAATACACCTGTAGAAAGTCTACCTGCAATGATTGCACCCAAATTGTGTCAAATAAGACCCCTTCTGCCTTAGCGTCCCAGATTCAAGCAAGCAGTTGCAAGGTGCACTCGCTTGGAGAACCATTCACTGGCAACCGCAATCTAAAACCATGCGAGCTGAAAATTAACAGTATTTTCACATTTTAACCCTATACATTTTAAGATACCTTCTTTTTAGTTTAAATGATTATGTAAACCACCACTGATAAAACCTAAGCTTTTCTTTGCAATAAGAGCATATTTCTTTCATTTGGAAAGATATGGCTAATTCTCCAGACCTGGGTACCAGGGTAAACCATGTTACAAAGTTGTCTTTTCTTTATTGaactgagacattttaaccatacaCATTGACTTCCTTAATAAATACTGGTTCCATttatatccttggcctgcagataAAGAATTAGAAATAGTTGCACAGTTTGTTTGTCTACGTTCAAGATCAGTAATTTACAAGGATTTTAAAGTAAATCAACTTCGTAACAGGGAAACCAAAGGTTGTGACATGGATTCGAACACTAAAAATCacacaaaaagtccaaaacatATAATATGTTTTATGTTGTATGTCTGTATCATTACCTAACTGGTGTACTACTGAAAAAAGTAATGACattatttgtgtgtcaggggtcaattggtttgacttgaacttgacgttggTGTTTCtctgaacgtctgtgtatcgaaacacagatacatgcacgcgcacgcacttcATGACTTtataagaagacaaaacatatcgcttaggtttcatttgtttgtgatgaatctatgacctttcatgaagtagttttgttttttgtttacgtgtgccagtttgccagttcgtttttggaactttgcaaagcagtgtcgtctgtctaggtctggggaaatgccaatgaaaagagccgaagaatccccaagcgtttctattgggtttgcttttgattatccatgtataacccgcttcctgcaactatggtaaccggggatttattgcatggggaaaatgagatttatttcccaggtgtttgtgaatgaaaactcgtaaaaatgatgacaatgatgtctgtctgcttgtcttatCCTCTTATCTGTCTGTCACCCTGTCCAATCTTATGGGTGTAGGGGTGTCTtgtattttagtgacttttgaTTATTGTTGGGTGGAACTTTAAGACGAATctattatttgtattattatAAGAGTATACCTTATAAatgataccaccaccatcattaccccctctctctctctctcttttatcagtacatgtattgtattctgggcctgtgctgcgacttctgtcttgtgtgtggcgcacgttatatgtcaaagcagcaccgccctgatatggcccttcgtggtcggctgggcgttaagcaaataaacaaacaaacaaattgtattctgcatgttatgttatgctccggccttacttgtaggcgaacggtatgttatatgtccgtctatctgttatgtcctaatgttgtatatatctatgtcttgtatacttgccatttacatatttattataaatgttgaaggatgaatgatgatacattgtagacggatgcatgttattgattaaaagccccacaatgatgtgcttggcaaataaaaaaatttaaaaaattaaaaaattaaaaatgatgacaataaacgttgttgtgctgtgttgtgtgttattAAAccttgttgtgctgtgttgtgtgtattgctgtgctgtgttgtgtgttattAAACCTTGCTGTGCCGTGTTGTGTTTGCAGGAGAAGCGTGGGGACAGGGAGAAGACGTGCCTTGACCAGACACAGGACTCGGCGCTACAGTGCAGGGACCACACACTGCCCACCGTCCAGTCCAACTTCTCTCAACACTTCTCCGACATTGCTCAAGACAGTGAGTACAGTGAAAGCCTCCTTTTTTGATCTCCAACAATCGGAGAAAATCGGCTGGTTGTTGCTTTACGTaaactgtcacctggttgtcacgacatatgtcgtgctACTGgttcagtctgtttggtcggttcctattacctcccatggatgcgaaaagctatatgaccgtttttctttatttttctctctgttaattcaccagtggctatgtaacatgtgttacggaatttcaccagtgtaagggttaaaatggaggtaaatttaggGAGGTTATAAACCATAAATTGGTGAAAGCAGGGTctaaaaaggagtgagtcttatATCAGGGGGTCTTAatagggggttctactgtactgatTCCTTTTAAAGAACTGTAACACTACAGGGGAAACAACTCTAAGGGTCATTTGACACCTTGGCAAAATCTGGATGGAACATAGTTAAAGGCAAGCAGGGTCCAGAGGCATATATAAGCCATCCCCacaccccctacacacacacgaacacacacacatccacgcgAGGTTGTTTGCATTTTTTCGCATTTCTTCTAAGTCTTCAAAGAATCtaaatggtgcaatctgatACCAAATTAAATGAGCTTGGGATTTGCCACTTCTCTGATATGGATCTGTATCAGCTAGGTTTGTACAAAGGGAAACATGTCTTTTGTGTTGAAACAGTGTTTAAAGTGGGACTAGAGCTCTGACAGTGTTTTACATGGTGTATTCTTTATGATGAGTTGCTTGGAGTGCTGTGTCAGCTTCATGATCGCTTAATTCCGCTCAGCAAAGGGTATAGCTTTTTGTTAGAGGACACACTATACAGTAAAAGTAGCTAGCTATGAGTTTTCATGGATTTCCGCAATGCGCTGTGCGTTCGTTTCTCAAAGGACTGCGCTGCAATGTGCCTGTGGTGGTTATCAAGAAGGCCACTGCGCAAAATGTGCTAAGGGACATAACTCCAGTGCAGAAGCGCTCATTCCAGTAAATGTTTTCtagtatgaacagcagaaaagagAAGCAGAAGAAAGAAGAGAACATGGATTTATAGAATTTGTTGCTTTTTTCCTGATACATGTGTAGATTTTACCTTGCTTATGAATCAGTACTTCAATTGCTAGTGACCATATGCCGCAATTGTCTCTACCTTTAGATTCTTGCTTGATGTTTATGTACCTCCTATGTccttgtgagtgagtgtgtgtgagtgagtgtgtttttacTTGTTACTAAGTATATCCCAGTgtcagtttttattttctttgattttgctGACAAATTCTGTTGCAGTCAAGAAGGCCACAGATGCATGCAAAGTCCTGGCTGAAAAAACAACGGAAGAACCAGTAAGTCAAATGCTCTTATTAATTGTTGGTGATCATGTTGTTTAAGATTACATGTAACTGTTTTCCTATGTTTGTTCCTATAGTCTATGCTTAAATGTATTCAAGTATattttctttccttgtttgAAAGAATTGAAAGTTTGGTACTATAACGTGGACTATAGCTTTTTGTGTATGAAAGGTCAAGCAGAATACTCTTTACTGGTCCCACTTTGTGCATGTACCAGTCATTTATCAGTCGGTTTATTTGAGTGCTAATTGTGTTCACATCAgtgcattaaattacatatatattcttactcccaatcacatatatagcatttgacacagtctgagatgctaggtactgaaaacgcttacccgtctaacattttaaagggaagcaaccccatcaccaaaaaggCTTAAAATAGCCCTGGTAATAAGCCGGTACCCTGGGAGTCACCTCCCATTGGTGGATactacgtcacttcctctaCCAACACATGGTAATAATCATACGACTTTTCAGCGTCCTAGAGAGAGGGTGTTTCTGATTTTTCGCTCCCGTGGCTGCCTGTTGTGAAGTTTTCACATGCCGGCCACGTTTTACCTGTCTTTCTCACGTGCGGGCTCCTGTTTGGTGagcttgttcttgttttgtttgttgttaacGAACTTTTTTAGCTGTTGTAGCTACTGGTATTTCGTCCTTTTGGACTTGTAGTATCAGTGGCTGTGTTGCGTTGTCGCCATTTAAATTTTAGTTAGCGTGGCTGACTTTGATATGTGTGGTTTTAACCTGTGCTTGCCTACTCCCGTAGTTGCGAGCTTGGTTAGTTTTGTTGTTCTTTGAACTTTTTGTAGTTACTGAGTTGTCTGTCCGTTCGGACTTACGTTTGTTCAGTAATTTTTtgccttgtgttttgtttggttgttgtcaGTCAGCTTGGCTGATTATGATAACTGGCGTGGGAGGCAGACGTTTAAGGCTAGTTAAGCCTAAGTCTTCCTTCTCTTTTCTTAACATGTGATGGATGTTGTTTAGTCCGCAACTCTCTTTT contains:
- the LOC138979811 gene encoding biogenesis of lysosome-related organelles complex 1 subunit 5-like, producing MSCENIFKGVCHIHARLFDHRSALQGHINFFAKEFEEKRGDREKTCLDQTQDSALQCRDHTLPTVQSNFSQHFSDIAQDIKKATDACKVLAEKTTEEPVESKFLKTQRDARRHALDQFMEQQCVRSGRIDQQLEENIKLFNASFEELRHQLSQGVPFTSQTYYKFMALGKELS